In Chryseobacterium gotjawalense, the following are encoded in one genomic region:
- a CDS encoding DNA repair protein RecN has translation MLSRIFIQNFALIDSLEITLNKGLQVITGETGAGKSIILGALRLILGERADVKSIQSTEAKSVVEAEFIINENFKNFFEENDLDFEINTVIRREILPTGKSRAFINDVPVTLEILKKLSEKLIDIHSQFETSNLFDEEYQFRMIDGLSKNKTLLLKYQKEFTAYKKLLRDLENFKKQLSEGNKESDYKGFLLEELLEVNLDEFDLEDVQNQLSKQENAETIIENLSMIFNKIDAEEIGVLDSLLDVKMRLSKVASLSHEYSQLNQRFEETFVEFKDLLFDLQNEAEKMETNPETLEHLSSQLSRINSLFLKHKVNSVEELKQIRDQIQNEQSGFADLEFLISQTEKEIELTAEHLEKSSAELSQNRKKAIPNFINKTEKLLHQLGLEKAKIEVQLTDLENFTSFGKEGIQLLFQANSGFPLKPIQTAISGGERSRVMLSIKKLMAENSELPTLILDEIDTGVSGKVAEEIGNVMKEMSENMQLIVISHLAQVAAKGNNNYKVIKREISGKTQTTIISLNHDEKLQEIAQLLSGSKITDAAISQAKELMK, from the coding sequence ATGCTTTCAAGAATATTCATTCAAAATTTCGCCCTTATTGATTCACTTGAAATCACTTTAAACAAAGGTTTACAGGTAATTACAGGCGAAACCGGTGCAGGAAAATCGATTATTCTGGGCGCGTTGCGTTTGATTTTGGGCGAAAGAGCCGATGTGAAATCGATCCAAAGTACTGAAGCCAAAAGTGTTGTTGAAGCCGAATTCATCATTAATGAAAATTTCAAAAATTTCTTTGAAGAAAATGATCTTGATTTTGAAATCAACACCGTTATCCGAAGAGAAATTTTGCCGACCGGAAAATCACGGGCGTTTATAAATGACGTTCCTGTTACTTTGGAAATACTGAAAAAACTTTCTGAAAAACTGATTGACATTCATTCTCAATTTGAAACTTCTAATCTTTTTGATGAAGAATATCAGTTCCGAATGATTGATGGACTTTCGAAAAACAAAACATTACTTTTAAAATATCAAAAAGAATTTACCGCCTATAAAAAACTGCTGCGGGACTTAGAAAACTTCAAAAAACAACTTTCAGAAGGCAATAAAGAAAGCGATTACAAAGGTTTTTTATTAGAAGAACTGTTAGAAGTTAATCTGGACGAATTCGATCTGGAAGATGTTCAGAACCAGTTAAGCAAACAAGAAAATGCAGAAACCATTATCGAAAATCTTTCGATGATTTTTAATAAAATCGATGCGGAAGAAATCGGCGTTCTTGATTCTCTGCTTGACGTTAAAATGAGATTATCGAAAGTTGCTTCTTTATCGCACGAATATTCCCAACTTAATCAAAGGTTTGAAGAAACTTTTGTAGAGTTCAAAGACTTGCTTTTCGACCTTCAGAATGAGGCCGAGAAAATGGAAACCAATCCGGAAACGCTCGAGCATTTGAGTTCGCAGCTCAGTCGGATTAATTCTTTATTCCTGAAACATAAGGTAAATTCTGTAGAAGAATTAAAGCAAATTCGCGATCAGATTCAAAATGAACAGAGCGGTTTCGCAGATTTAGAATTTCTCATCAGCCAAACTGAGAAGGAAATAGAACTTACGGCGGAACATTTAGAAAAATCTTCTGCGGAATTATCACAGAACCGAAAAAAAGCAATTCCAAATTTCATTAATAAAACCGAGAAATTACTGCACCAATTAGGTTTGGAAAAAGCCAAAATAGAAGTGCAGTTAACCGATCTTGAAAACTTCACTTCATTCGGGAAAGAAGGTATTCAACTGTTATTTCAGGCGAATTCGGGTTTCCCTTTAAAGCCAATTCAAACTGCAATTTCCGGTGGCGAACGTTCCCGGGTTATGCTTTCCATTAAAAAACTCATGGCTGAAAATTCTGAACTTCCGACTTTAATTCTGGATGAAATCGACACCGGAGTTTCCGGAAAAGTCGCGGAAGAAATCGGAAATGTGATGAAAGAAATGTCGGAGAATATGCAGTTGATCGTCATCAGTCATCTTGCACAGGTCGCTGCCAAAGGAAACAACAATTACAAAGTCATCAAACGGGAAATTTCCGGTAAAACCCAAACGACGATTATTTCATTGAATCACGACGAGAAATTACAGGAAATCGCACAATTGCTTTCCGGCAGTAAAATTACCGATGCCGCAATTTCGCAGGCAAAAGAGTTGATGAAATAA
- the bamD gene encoding outer membrane protein assembly factor BamD, with translation MKKYLIITLAFFALSACNKQQDLALKSADKDYILKVANEKFEKKKWKDALALYERLSNLVAGTDDAPNVVYNSAYANYYDKNYKLAGHQFKNFSVTFPQDKRAEDAAYMSALCYYEGSMDYNLDQTSTDLAINEMQNFLNNYPNSDRSKNINQLIDELTYKLEFKAYENAKQYYKMADYKAASTAFENVLDDFPSTKLRAKIYDYMLKSKYELAVNSIYSLKKDRIESALAFTKQIEREVPGTDNAKTAADLRNKLLKEKETFAELEKKVEARNKELKDKQRAEEAKINAEKDLREAAKEAEQTKRDSAALATPAPAATFKIKK, from the coding sequence ATGAAAAAGTATTTGATTATTACACTTGCATTCTTTGCATTATCTGCCTGCAACAAACAACAGGATTTAGCATTGAAAAGTGCAGATAAAGATTATATCCTGAAGGTAGCCAACGAAAAATTCGAAAAGAAAAAGTGGAAAGACGCTTTGGCTTTGTACGAAAGGCTTTCGAATCTGGTAGCAGGAACGGATGACGCACCAAACGTCGTTTATAATTCTGCGTATGCCAACTATTACGATAAGAACTACAAGCTGGCCGGACACCAGTTCAAAAACTTTTCGGTAACATTCCCGCAAGACAAGCGCGCAGAAGATGCGGCTTACATGTCGGCATTATGTTATTATGAAGGAAGTATGGATTATAACTTAGACCAAACGAGCACGGATTTAGCAATTAATGAAATGCAGAATTTTCTAAATAACTATCCGAATTCTGACCGATCCAAAAATATCAATCAATTAATTGATGAGTTAACCTACAAATTAGAGTTCAAGGCTTACGAAAACGCGAAGCAATATTATAAAATGGCTGATTACAAAGCCGCGAGTACCGCTTTTGAAAATGTATTGGATGATTTCCCGAGTACGAAACTGCGTGCTAAAATCTACGATTACATGTTGAAATCGAAATATGAATTAGCCGTTAATTCAATTTACAGCTTAAAGAAAGACCGTATTGAAAGTGCATTGGCGTTTACCAAACAAATCGAAAGAGAGGTACCGGGAACCGATAATGCAAAGACTGCTGCAGATCTTCGAAACAAATTATTAAAAGAAAAAGAAACATTTGCTGAACTTGAGAAAAAAGTAGAAGCACGAAATAAGGAACTCAAAGATAAACAACGAGCAGAGGAAGCAAAAATCAACGCGGAGAAAGACCTGCGTGAGGCAGCAAAGGAAGCTGAACAAACGAAAAGAGACAGCGCTGCTTTGGCAACTCCTGCTCCTGCGGCCACTTTCAAAATCAAAAAGTAA
- the coaBC gene encoding bifunctional phosphopantothenoylcysteine decarboxylase/phosphopantothenate--cysteine ligase CoaBC, translated as MKLQGKKILICISGGIAAYKINYLIRDFIRKGAEVQVLMTPSAEQFVSKLTLSTLSKNPVYSNFYSENGTWNNHVELALWAEVIIIAPCTANTLSKMVHGLCDNLVLATYMSAKCPVFIAPAMDLDMYQHPSTKQNLALAEDFGHHIIPAEDGELASGLSGQGRMAEPETIAQIIEEFFDSNKKFAGKTVLITAGPTYEAIDPVRFIGNHSSGKMGFSLAEEAANRGAKVILISGPSSEKTNHQDIEVHRVTSAKEMFAKVFEYYENADIAIASAAVADYAPKEIAQEKIKKNDDSLTIELVKNPDILKTMGERKTKQFLVGFALETQNEEENAKGKLHKKNLDMIILNSLRDEGAGFKGRTNKIKIITESSLTEFPLKSKEEVARDILNFVEDQMLK; from the coding sequence ATGAAACTTCAAGGTAAGAAAATCCTCATCTGTATTTCCGGCGGAATTGCCGCATACAAAATCAATTACCTCATCAGAGATTTCATCAGAAAAGGCGCGGAAGTTCAGGTTTTGATGACGCCGTCTGCCGAACAGTTTGTATCGAAACTTACGCTTTCTACTCTTTCTAAAAATCCGGTTTACAGCAATTTTTATTCTGAAAACGGTACCTGGAACAATCATGTGGAATTAGCGCTCTGGGCAGAGGTTATTATAATCGCTCCCTGCACTGCAAATACTTTATCAAAGATGGTTCACGGCCTGTGCGACAATTTAGTTTTAGCAACTTATATGTCGGCGAAATGTCCGGTTTTTATCGCGCCGGCGATGGACTTAGATATGTATCAGCATCCTTCCACGAAGCAGAATTTAGCGTTGGCTGAAGATTTCGGTCATCATATTATTCCAGCAGAAGACGGCGAATTGGCCAGTGGGCTTTCCGGACAAGGAAGAATGGCTGAGCCGGAAACCATCGCTCAGATTATTGAAGAATTCTTTGATTCAAATAAAAAATTTGCAGGCAAAACGGTTCTCATTACGGCTGGACCGACGTACGAAGCCATTGATCCCGTTCGGTTTATAGGAAATCATTCTTCCGGAAAAATGGGTTTTTCATTGGCTGAGGAAGCTGCCAACCGCGGAGCAAAAGTAATTCTGATCTCCGGACCGAGTTCTGAGAAAACAAATCACCAGGATATAGAAGTTCACCGCGTAACTTCTGCAAAAGAAATGTTTGCTAAAGTATTTGAATATTACGAAAATGCCGATATCGCCATTGCAAGCGCGGCTGTAGCAGATTATGCACCGAAAGAAATCGCTCAGGAAAAAATCAAAAAAAATGATGATTCCTTAACGATTGAACTGGTGAAAAATCCGGACATTCTGAAAACAATGGGCGAAAGGAAAACCAAACAATTCCTGGTAGGTTTCGCACTGGAAACCCAAAATGAAGAAGAAAACGCCAAAGGAAAACTCCACAAAAAAAACCTGGACATGATTATTTTGAATTCACTTCGCGATGAAGGTGCTGGTTTCAAAGGGAGAACCAATAAAATTAAAATCATCACAGAATCGTCGCTGACAGAATTTCCTTTAAAATCAAAAGAGGAAGTGGCCAGGGATATTTTAAATTTTGTGGAAGACCAGATGTTGAAATAA
- the porD gene encoding type IX secretion system protein PorD, with the protein MKKLSTIFIILLSFNLSFSQELLANVQVNTQQVSGSNMQVYKTLEKNLRDFINNTSWTGKKLQNFEKIKCNFAIVINEKTGSNNFKASIVVQAVRPVFNTTYETPLLNVNDTNFNFDYTENENLVFNERQFSGKNLIDVISFYVYTILGYDADSFKVRGGQQWFEKAQKISNNAQNQKFAGWSLMEGTRTRAALIDNMLKPDQNTLRTVYYTYHRAGLDNLGKQDQSSGKKIIADALMQLKAYENNFQMNYPVNIFIDTKKQEIFDIFNNGNNTNVNMADLKALFSTLSPKDIDSKWNKWK; encoded by the coding sequence ATGAAGAAACTTTCTACGATATTCATCATTCTGCTTTCCTTTAACTTAAGTTTTTCTCAGGAACTTTTGGCAAATGTGCAAGTCAACACCCAGCAGGTAAGCGGAAGCAATATGCAGGTTTATAAAACTTTAGAGAAAAATTTACGGGATTTCATCAACAATACAAGTTGGACAGGAAAGAAATTACAGAACTTCGAAAAGATCAAATGTAATTTCGCCATCGTTATCAATGAAAAAACCGGCAGCAATAATTTCAAAGCAAGTATTGTGGTACAGGCGGTTCGTCCGGTTTTCAACACGACTTATGAAACGCCGCTTCTGAATGTAAACGATACCAACTTTAATTTTGATTATACCGAAAACGAAAACCTTGTTTTCAACGAAAGACAGTTCTCCGGCAAGAATTTGATTGATGTGATCAGTTTTTATGTTTACACTATTTTAGGTTACGATGCCGACAGTTTTAAAGTAAGAGGCGGACAACAGTGGTTTGAAAAAGCACAAAAGATTTCGAACAATGCGCAGAACCAAAAATTCGCCGGTTGGTCTTTGATGGAAGGCACAAGAACGCGGGCGGCTTTGATCGACAACATGTTGAAACCGGATCAGAATACGCTGCGAACCGTTTATTACACCTATCACCGTGCCGGTTTAGACAATCTCGGAAAGCAGGATCAGTCGTCCGGTAAAAAAATTATTGCAGACGCGCTGATGCAGCTGAAAGCCTACGAAAATAATTTTCAGATGAATTATCCTGTGAATATTTTTATTGATACCAAAAAACAGGAAATTTTTGATATTTTTAATAACGGAAATAATACCAACGTCAATATGGCAGATTTAAAAGCACTTTTCAGCACATTATCTCCCAAAGACATTGACAGTAAATGGAATAAGTGGAAATAG
- a CDS encoding DNA-directed RNA polymerase subunit omega — MSVKDSKAELSTITYDRDKIEENVGSIYEAIVVMGKRAEQINAEIRSELHNKLDEFAVHNSTLEEVFENKEQIEISKHYEKLPKPTSIAIQEWLDDEIYYRKTEERN, encoded by the coding sequence ATGAGCGTAAAAGATTCTAAAGCCGAATTAAGTACAATAACTTACGATAGAGATAAAATCGAAGAAAACGTAGGTTCTATCTACGAAGCAATCGTAGTGATGGGTAAAAGAGCAGAGCAGATCAATGCAGAAATTCGCTCTGAACTCCATAATAAACTAGATGAATTTGCAGTGCATAATTCAACTCTTGAAGAGGTTTTTGAAAATAAAGAACAAATCGAGATTTCTAAACATTACGAAAAACTTCCAAAACCAACTTCTATTGCAATTCAAGAATGGTTGGATGACGAAATCTACTACAGAAAAACCGAAGAAAGAAACTAA